A genomic segment from Nocardiopsis sp. Huas11 encodes:
- a CDS encoding DUF3151 domain-containing protein: MNLHQNLLGEPPATRLPDHPEAREALAASDDPTPVAGRFPDFSAAWAALAENALAAGEPVTAYAYARTGYHRGLDQLRRAGWKGHGPIPWEHEPNRGFLRALHALSVASERIGDAEEAERCATFLRDSSAEAADALKA, from the coding sequence ATGAACCTGCACCAGAACCTGCTCGGCGAGCCGCCCGCCACCCGCCTGCCCGACCACCCCGAGGCCCGCGAGGCACTGGCCGCCTCCGACGACCCCACCCCGGTCGCCGGCCGCTTCCCCGACTTCTCCGCGGCCTGGGCCGCCCTGGCCGAGAACGCCCTGGCAGCGGGCGAGCCCGTCACCGCCTACGCCTACGCGCGCACCGGGTACCACCGCGGCCTCGACCAGCTGCGGCGCGCCGGCTGGAAGGGCCACGGCCCCATCCCCTGGGAGCACGAGCCCAACCGCGGCTTCCTGCGGGCCCTGCACGCCCTGTCCGTGGCCTCCGAGCGCATCGGCGACGCGGAGGAGGCCGAGCGCTGCGCCACCTTCCT
- a CDS encoding ABC transporter permease: MNPARRRSRASPLFWPLPPSLVLVPAGLILVLTLVSTWGRLSWRALDWVYLSGQVGAQARLPVVVAAGAAALAAARYTRADLVFAQPWQPRMERDVPLRHATVVTGWCLGAYLVGLVPLTAAVAAHGAGAPNPLPVLGAPAGFAALTLLGYLCGVALRGPIAVPVAVGLVFVLTSLPLVADPWSAVSLQLPFTPSLGTREGTALGLYRLGFFLLLATAAARTAVWLLRAPRRWSGPHLAAPVAAAAAVAAAAVLPHLHAFPLVARTGDGAEVCAERGGVRYCVHEGHAGELDLIVDLAAPVLAAHGSADAAPDEVRDHSLATEDDAVLHGADHGVLWTHVHPGWDPHQEVPGAAAAWLVPDLGVCGSDGVARTDEGAEPQERRAAVLTGLRTWLASRAHGGETYDDDGGPFAEADPDEVRAWIDRNEERLADCAVEPEELPWRP, from the coding sequence GTGAACCCGGCCCGGCGCCGGTCGAGGGCCTCGCCCCTCTTCTGGCCGCTCCCGCCGTCCCTGGTCCTGGTCCCGGCCGGGCTCATCCTCGTCCTGACACTGGTATCGACCTGGGGCCGGCTCTCCTGGCGGGCCCTGGACTGGGTGTACCTGTCCGGCCAGGTCGGCGCCCAGGCCCGGCTGCCGGTCGTGGTGGCCGCCGGGGCCGCGGCCCTGGCGGCGGCCCGCTATACCCGGGCCGACCTGGTGTTCGCCCAGCCCTGGCAGCCGCGGATGGAGCGGGACGTCCCGCTGCGGCACGCGACGGTGGTCACCGGCTGGTGCCTGGGCGCCTACCTGGTGGGCCTGGTCCCGCTGACGGCCGCCGTCGCCGCGCACGGCGCGGGAGCGCCGAACCCGCTGCCCGTCCTGGGCGCGCCGGCCGGGTTCGCGGCGCTCACCCTGCTCGGGTACCTGTGCGGGGTCGCGCTGCGCGGGCCGATCGCGGTCCCCGTGGCGGTCGGCCTGGTCTTCGTGCTCACCAGCCTGCCGCTGGTCGCCGACCCCTGGTCGGCGGTGTCCCTCCAACTGCCGTTCACCCCCTCGCTCGGGACGCGGGAGGGGACCGCGCTCGGCCTCTACCGCCTGGGATTCTTCCTGCTCCTGGCGACGGCCGCCGCGCGGACAGCCGTCTGGCTCCTGCGCGCCCCGCGCCGGTGGTCGGGCCCGCACCTCGCGGCGCCCGTCGCCGCGGCCGCGGCGGTGGCCGCGGCCGCGGTCCTGCCCCACCTGCACGCGTTCCCGCTCGTGGCCCGCACCGGGGACGGCGCCGAGGTCTGCGCGGAGCGCGGCGGCGTCCGCTACTGCGTGCACGAGGGCCACGCCGGCGAGCTCGACCTCATCGTCGACCTGGCCGCCCCGGTCCTCGCCGCCCACGGGTCGGCCGACGCCGCCCCGGACGAGGTGCGCGACCACAGCCTGGCCACCGAGGACGACGCCGTGCTCCACGGCGCGGACCACGGCGTGCTCTGGACACACGTCCACCCGGGATGGGACCCGCACCAGGAGGTTCCCGGGGCGGCGGCCGCGTGGCTGGTCCCCGATCTGGGCGTGTGCGGGTCCGACGGTGTGGCCCGCACGGACGAGGGCGCGGAGCCCCAGGAGCGCCGAGCGGCCGTGCTGACCGGGCTCCGGACCTGGCTGGCCTCTCGGGCCCACGGCGGCGAAACCTACGACGACGACGGCGGCCCCTTCGCCGAGGCCGACCCCGATGAGGTCCGGGCCTGGATCGACCGGAACGAGGAGCGCCTGGCGGACTGCGCGGTGGAACCGGAGGAGCTGCCGTGGCGGCCGTGA
- a CDS encoding ABC transporter ATP-binding protein yields MDENGRAIRVTAEGLVFGYRGRRGVLDGLTWTIEPGVTGLLGPNGAGKSTLLSLIVTLLPVRGGRLLIGEHDLSTAVGRSRARRELGFVPQRFSLAGELTVADTVAYAAWAHGLDRRECGRAALRALESVDLAGLADRRTRTLSGGQRQRVGIAAALAHDPRVLILDEPTAGLDPGQRLRVREVVAGLSEDRTVLVSTHLIEDVAHLCSRVGVLAGGRIEFHGTFPELESLIEDTPEGSRYGSGFERAYGRLIARVGERR; encoded by the coding sequence ATGGACGAGAACGGACGAGCCATACGCGTCACCGCCGAGGGCCTGGTCTTCGGCTACCGGGGCCGGCGCGGAGTCCTGGACGGCCTCACCTGGACGATCGAGCCCGGCGTCACCGGGCTCCTCGGTCCGAACGGGGCCGGCAAGAGCACCCTGCTGTCGCTCATCGTGACGCTGCTCCCCGTCCGCGGCGGGCGCCTGCTCATCGGCGAGCACGACCTGTCCACCGCGGTCGGCCGGTCCCGCGCACGGCGGGAGCTGGGGTTCGTCCCCCAGCGGTTCTCCCTGGCGGGAGAACTGACCGTGGCGGACACGGTGGCCTACGCGGCCTGGGCGCACGGGCTGGACCGGCGCGAGTGCGGGCGCGCGGCCCTGCGGGCGCTGGAGTCGGTCGACCTGGCCGGGCTCGCCGACCGGCGCACGCGCACCCTGTCCGGGGGCCAGCGCCAGCGCGTCGGCATCGCCGCGGCCCTCGCCCACGACCCCCGGGTCCTGATCCTGGACGAGCCCACGGCGGGACTCGATCCCGGGCAGCGGCTCCGGGTGCGCGAGGTGGTGGCCGGGCTGAGCGAGGACCGGACCGTGCTGGTCTCCACCCACCTCATCGAGGACGTCGCCCATCTGTGCTCCCGCGTCGGGGTGCTGGCGGGCGGGCGGATCGAGTTCCACGGCACGTTCCCCGAACTGGAGTCCCTGATCGAGGACACGCCCGAGGGGAGCCGCTACGGCTCCGGCTTCGAACGGGCCTACGGCCGGTTGATCGCGCGGGTCGGAGAGCGCCGGTGA
- a CDS encoding TetR/AcrR family transcriptional regulator, with amino-acid sequence MSTDHSDPQRILELLWGRSPRPSRGPRQALTVERIVSAAADLADTDGLESLSMRRLAARLGVGVASLYTYVPGKDELLALMLDHSISQDVLPHTEPGTWRDKVAAWARRDWNDYVSRPWAIQLVATRQPAGPGALGWLESALRVFDGTGLSRPEAIAAVQSVDAFVRGQAQAAVSEAATERPEGPDGTSWRGVEDEFLEHHVDLGAYPALADAFAHGPLPDPQETFEFGLRALLDGIQARIEHTA; translated from the coding sequence ATGAGCACGGACCACAGCGACCCGCAGCGGATCCTGGAGCTGTTGTGGGGCAGGTCCCCGCGCCCGAGCCGCGGCCCCCGCCAGGCGCTGACCGTCGAGCGGATCGTGTCCGCGGCCGCGGACCTCGCCGACACCGACGGCCTGGAGTCGCTGTCCATGCGCCGCCTCGCCGCGCGGCTCGGTGTCGGGGTGGCGTCCCTGTACACCTACGTCCCGGGCAAGGACGAACTCCTGGCCCTGATGCTGGACCACTCGATCTCCCAGGACGTGCTGCCGCACACCGAGCCCGGCACGTGGAGGGACAAGGTCGCCGCCTGGGCCCGCCGGGACTGGAACGACTACGTCTCCCGCCCCTGGGCCATCCAGTTGGTGGCGACCCGGCAGCCGGCCGGCCCCGGCGCCCTCGGGTGGCTGGAGTCCGCGCTGCGCGTCTTCGACGGCACCGGGCTCAGCCGGCCGGAGGCGATCGCCGCGGTGCAGAGCGTGGACGCCTTCGTCCGGGGCCAGGCCCAGGCCGCGGTCAGCGAGGCCGCGACCGAGCGGCCCGAGGGCCCCGACGGCACCTCGTGGCGCGGGGTCGAGGACGAGTTCCTCGAACACCACGTCGACCTCGGCGCCTACCCGGCCCTGGCCGACGCGTTCGCCCACGGACCGCTCCCCGACCCGCAGGAGACCTTCGAGTTCGGCCTGCGGGCCCTCCTGGACGGGATCCAGGCGCGCATCGAGCACACCGCCTGA
- a CDS encoding DUF418 domain-containing protein — protein sequence MARPAHGSPAEETARPARGGVRADERALAPDLARGFMLLMIVLSNTGFHLYAARHGASGWHPVDGSLWDAAVRFAMLTALDVRAYPMFAFLFGYGMVRLYQRQRAAGTSERRAMALLRRRGLWLIVFGAVHAALLLAGDILGLYGLIGLVLGWLFLRRADRTLLVWAGILTALLAALAALTFLGFLDGDDTSARVPDTVAYAAVETSYAASVLTRLETWSLGVTLLGSLFGFAFHAAMLLGCWAARHRLLEEPGRHLRLLGWTAGLGITVGWLGGLPVALDHIGVLAVPEAAHGPDGPVFMWQVLTGLPGGVGYAALFGLIAHWLSQRARASVPVRAVSALGQRSLSGYLAHSVLFSPVLAAWGLGLGAHLNSASMALFTVGVWLVTVAGAYALQRAGRRGPAEALLRRLVYGRVDRG from the coding sequence ATGGCACGACCCGCGCACGGCTCACCGGCCGAAGAGACCGCCCGACCCGCGCGCGGCGGAGTCCGCGCCGACGAACGCGCCCTCGCCCCGGATCTGGCGCGGGGGTTCATGCTGCTGATGATCGTGCTGTCGAACACCGGCTTCCACCTCTACGCCGCGCGGCACGGCGCCTCGGGCTGGCATCCGGTGGACGGCTCGCTCTGGGACGCCGCGGTGCGGTTCGCCATGCTCACCGCCCTGGACGTGCGGGCCTACCCGATGTTCGCCTTCCTCTTCGGGTACGGCATGGTGCGGCTGTACCAGCGCCAGAGGGCGGCCGGCACCTCCGAGCGCCGGGCGATGGCCCTGTTGAGACGGCGCGGCCTCTGGCTGATCGTCTTCGGCGCGGTGCACGCCGCGCTGCTGCTGGCCGGCGACATCCTCGGCCTCTACGGCCTGATCGGCCTGGTGCTGGGATGGCTGTTCCTGCGCCGGGCCGACCGGACCCTGCTGGTGTGGGCCGGGATCCTCACGGCGCTGCTCGCCGCCCTGGCGGCACTGACCTTCCTGGGCTTCCTCGACGGCGACGACACGTCCGCGCGGGTGCCGGACACGGTCGCCTACGCCGCCGTCGAGACCTCCTACGCGGCCTCGGTCCTCACCCGCCTGGAGACCTGGAGCCTGGGCGTCACCCTGCTGGGGTCCCTGTTCGGCTTCGCCTTCCACGCGGCCATGCTGCTGGGCTGCTGGGCGGCGCGCCACCGCCTGCTGGAGGAGCCGGGACGCCACCTGCGGCTGCTGGGGTGGACCGCCGGACTGGGGATCACCGTGGGTTGGCTGGGCGGCCTGCCGGTGGCCCTGGACCACATCGGGGTGCTCGCGGTGCCGGAGGCGGCCCACGGGCCGGACGGGCCGGTGTTCATGTGGCAGGTGCTCACCGGGCTGCCCGGCGGCGTCGGCTACGCGGCGCTGTTCGGGCTCATCGCCCACTGGCTGTCACAGCGGGCCCGCGCGAGCGTGCCGGTGCGGGCGGTGAGCGCCCTGGGGCAGCGGTCCCTGTCGGGCTACCTGGCGCACTCCGTGCTGTTCTCGCCCGTCCTGGCCGCCTGGGGGCTGGGGCTGGGAGCCCACCTGAACAGCGCGTCGATGGCGCTGTTCACCGTCGGGGTGTGGCTGGTGACGGTCGCGGGAGCCTACGCCCTGCAACGCGCCGGACGCCGCGGACCGGCCGAGGCCCTGCTGCGGCGGCTGGTGTACGGACGCGTCGACCGGGGCTGA
- the fbaA gene encoding class II fructose-bisphosphate aldolase has translation MPIASPEVYTEMLSRAKSEGFAYPAINVTSSQTLHAALRGFAEAESDGIVQISTGGADFLSGTTVKDMVTGSVAFAEFARVVADKYPVNVALHTDHCPKNKLDGFVRPLLEISKERVAKGQEPLFQSHMWDGSAVELGENLEIAQELLAASKEARTILEIEVGVVGGEEDGIVGEINEKLYTTPEDALRTAEALGLGEKGYYMTALTFGNVHGSYKPGFVKLRPEVLKEAQDAVAEKYGKAKAFDFVFHGGSGSTMEEIHEAIGYGVVKMNVDTDTQYAFTRPIVDHIMKNYDGVLKVDGEIGSKKVYDPRAYGKAAEAGMAARVVEAAQHLKAAGNKMK, from the coding sequence ATGCCCATCGCCAGCCCCGAGGTCTACACCGAGATGCTGAGCCGCGCGAAGTCGGAGGGCTTCGCCTACCCGGCCATCAACGTGACCTCCAGCCAGACGCTCCACGCCGCCCTGCGCGGCTTCGCCGAGGCGGAGAGCGACGGGATCGTCCAGATCTCCACCGGCGGCGCCGACTTCCTCTCCGGGACCACCGTCAAGGACATGGTCACCGGGTCCGTCGCCTTCGCGGAGTTCGCCCGCGTCGTGGCCGACAAGTACCCGGTGAACGTCGCCCTGCACACCGACCACTGCCCCAAGAACAAGCTCGACGGCTTCGTCCGCCCGCTCCTGGAGATCTCCAAGGAGCGCGTGGCCAAGGGCCAGGAGCCGCTGTTCCAGTCCCACATGTGGGACGGCTCGGCCGTCGAGCTGGGTGAGAACCTGGAGATCGCCCAGGAGCTGCTCGCCGCGTCCAAGGAGGCCCGCACCATCCTCGAGATCGAGGTGGGCGTGGTCGGCGGCGAGGAGGACGGCATCGTCGGCGAGATCAACGAGAAGCTGTACACCACCCCGGAGGACGCCCTGCGCACCGCCGAGGCCCTGGGCCTGGGCGAGAAGGGCTACTACATGACCGCCCTGACCTTCGGCAACGTGCACGGCTCCTACAAGCCGGGCTTCGTGAAGCTGCGTCCGGAGGTCCTCAAGGAGGCCCAGGACGCCGTGGCCGAGAAGTACGGCAAGGCCAAGGCGTTCGACTTCGTCTTCCACGGCGGCTCCGGCTCCACCATGGAGGAGATCCACGAGGCGATCGGCTACGGCGTGGTGAAGATGAACGTCGACACCGACACGCAGTACGCCTTCACCCGCCCGATCGTCGACCACATCATGAAGAACTACGACGGTGTGCTGAAGGTCGACGGCGAGATCGGCAGCAAGAAGGTCTACGACCCCCGCGCCTACGGCAAGGCCGCCGAGGCGGGCATGGCCGCGCGCGTGGTGGAGGCCGCCCAGCACCTGAAGGCCGCCGGCAACAAGATGAAGTAG
- a CDS encoding RodZ domain-containing protein: MAIVGAVVLLVVLIALGGYFLYRSLPGTGPSVSANASEAASSAGDEARDMGALYIRVIGESSNVFVRIPGGDVLHDQVIRQGGSINFADAGEGLEVAIDDPSAVEVFVNGELRDVSDEDPGYSFTISGES, translated from the coding sequence ATGGCCATCGTCGGGGCCGTCGTGCTCCTGGTGGTGCTGATCGCCCTCGGCGGGTACTTCTTGTACCGATCCCTCCCAGGCACCGGACCGAGCGTGAGCGCCAATGCCTCCGAAGCCGCCTCGTCCGCGGGCGATGAGGCCAGGGACATGGGAGCGCTCTACATTCGCGTGATCGGCGAGTCCAGCAACGTGTTCGTGCGCATCCCCGGCGGCGACGTCCTGCACGACCAGGTGATACGGCAGGGCGGCTCGATCAACTTCGCCGACGCGGGCGAAGGGCTCGAGGTGGCCATCGACGACCCGAGCGCCGTCGAGGTGTTCGTCAACGGCGAGCTGCGCGACGTGTCCGACGAGGACCCCGGCTACAGCTTCACCATCAGCGGCGAGAGCTGA